The Clostridium septicum genome contains a region encoding:
- a CDS encoding DUF6096 family protein produces the protein MALYKILTVGEKEYKLKLTTSATICIEEKLGCNILDPILEMGSSAPMDNKGNINMKKVTKIPIPSLKYLVTVLWGSLQKFHHGMTFEKTCDLLDEYIESGKTQMDLFEFIMNLLTESGILGTPEEKTENLK, from the coding sequence ATGGCATTATATAAAATATTAACAGTAGGAGAAAAAGAATATAAATTAAAGTTAACAACGAGTGCAACTATATGCATAGAAGAAAAGCTTGGATGCAATATATTAGATCCAATATTAGAAATGGGTTCATCAGCACCTATGGATAACAAAGGCAATATTAATATGAAAAAAGTAACTAAGATTCCTATACCATCTTTAAAATATTTGGTTACAGTTTTATGGGGATCACTTCAAAAATTTCATCATGGTATGACCTTTGAAAAGACTTGTGACTTATTAGATGAATATATAGAGAGTGGAAAAACGCAGATGGATTTATTTGAGTTTATTATGAATCTATTAACTGAAAGTGGAATATTAGGAACTCCAGAAGAGAAAACAGAAAATTTAAAGTAG
- a CDS encoding PBSX family phage terminase large subunit, whose amino-acid sequence MIKVKLKSIIAASFYEAHKDIKRGFHTHYWFKGGRGSTKSSFISIEIVLGIMKDAQEGIMSNALILRRVKDTLSESVRDQIKWAIDTLGVSDYWHVPEAKLTITYKPTGQVIRFKGADNPKKVKSTKVPKGYIKYLWYEEVDEFENKSKIDTINQSILRGGPKFFVFYSFNPPESQRNWCNQEVIETREDKYIHHSDYRTVPKEWLGEQFIIEAAHMKKVNPTKYEHDYLGAVTGTGGEVFRNLTIREITDEEIKIFDRLKNGLDFGYAADPLAYLLMHYDKTRKRLYIFGEVYKVQLSNSKAVEEINKLNKLNKRVIADSAEPRTINEFKKLGLNIIGAKKGPDSVEHGLKFLSEEIEEIIIDPVRCPNAKREFMEYEIEKDKNGNLKGEYPDKNNHTIDAARYGMESEINSRKVRVKSKSKLGLR is encoded by the coding sequence ATGATTAAAGTAAAGCTAAAATCAATAATAGCAGCAAGCTTTTATGAAGCTCATAAAGATATAAAAAGAGGATTTCATACCCACTACTGGTTTAAAGGAGGTAGAGGTAGTACGAAATCTTCTTTTATTTCTATTGAAATAGTTTTAGGAATTATGAAAGATGCACAAGAAGGAATTATGTCTAATGCTTTAATACTAAGAAGAGTTAAGGATACTTTATCAGAATCTGTAAGAGATCAGATTAAATGGGCAATAGATACTTTAGGAGTAAGTGATTATTGGCACGTTCCAGAAGCTAAATTAACAATAACATATAAGCCCACAGGACAAGTAATAAGGTTTAAAGGAGCTGATAATCCTAAGAAAGTAAAATCTACTAAAGTACCAAAAGGATATATAAAGTATTTATGGTATGAGGAAGTAGATGAATTTGAAAATAAATCTAAGATAGATACTATTAATCAATCTATTCTAAGAGGTGGCCCTAAGTTTTTTGTGTTCTATTCTTTTAATCCACCTGAAAGTCAAAGAAATTGGTGTAATCAAGAAGTAATTGAAACCAGGGAGGATAAATATATCCACCATAGTGATTATAGGACAGTACCTAAAGAATGGTTAGGAGAACAGTTTATTATAGAAGCAGCACATATGAAGAAGGTCAATCCTACTAAATATGAGCATGATTATTTAGGAGCAGTAACTGGAACAGGCGGAGAAGTGTTTAGAAACCTAACTATTAGAGAAATAACAGATGAAGAAATTAAGATATTTGATAGATTAAAGAATGGCTTAGATTTTGGTTATGCAGCAGATCCATTAGCTTATTTATTAATGCATTATGATAAGACTAGAAAGAGATTGTATATATTTGGTGAAGTATATAAGGTTCAACTAAGTAATAGCAAAGCAGTAGAAGAAATAAATAAGCTTAATAAGTTAAACAAGAGAGTTATAGCAGATAGTGCAGAGCCTAGAACCATAAATGAATTTAAGAAATTAGGATTAAATATTATAGGAGCAAAGAAAGGACCAGATTCAGTTGAACATGGTCTTAAATTTTTGTCTGAAGAAATAGAAGAAATAATAATAGATCCAGTAAGATGTCCTAATGCTAAAAGAGAATTCATGGAATATGAAATTGAGAAGGATAAGAATGGCAATCTTAAAGGGGAATATCCAGATAAGAATAACCATACTATTGATGCAGCTAGATATGGAATGGAAAGTGAAATTAATTCTAGAAAGGTTAGAGTTAAGAGTAAATCTAAATTAGGATTAAGATAA
- a CDS encoding DUF6275 family protein yields MNEKEFLEWCKQEVCNYTNKHLDKTDKKEITTDDVFMVWSCKTLQNNKALISTTLFDGMYYECTYNGDKKEMYVDAYKKWENYKVEK; encoded by the coding sequence ATGAATGAAAAAGAATTTTTAGAATGGTGTAAACAGGAAGTATGTAACTATACTAATAAGCATTTGGATAAAACTGATAAGAAGGAAATTACAACAGATGATGTATTTATGGTGTGGAGCTGTAAAACTCTTCAAAACAATAAAGCTTTAATAAGTACTACTTTATTTGATGGAATGTATTACGAGTGTACTTACAATGGGGACAAGAAAGAAATGTATGTAGATGCTTATAAAAAGTGGGAAAACTACAAAGTTGAAAAATAA
- a CDS encoding HK97-gp10 family putative phage morphogenesis protein: MSRSVVGLDNLLKKLNKLGGNVEETLYKSMQRQGELVKGDAKDLCPVDTGDLRQSIKSETKNYKNKITTRVYTNSDHAAYVEFGTGKVGERTNKNNKVNVSYKQDKWLANIPDVGVRWVEGQPAQPYLYPALKNNEKIVVENIKEDVKKEIERILRR; the protein is encoded by the coding sequence ATGAGCAGGAGCGTTGTTGGTTTAGATAACCTTCTTAAAAAATTAAATAAATTAGGTGGTAATGTTGAAGAAACTTTATATAAGAGTATGCAAAGGCAAGGGGAATTAGTTAAAGGTGATGCAAAGGATTTATGTCCAGTAGATACAGGAGATTTAAGACAAAGTATAAAATCAGAAACTAAAAATTATAAAAACAAAATAACTACTAGAGTTTATACTAATTCAGATCATGCAGCATACGTTGAATTTGGAACCGGTAAAGTTGGAGAAAGAACTAATAAAAATAATAAGGTTAATGTTAGTTATAAGCAAGATAAGTGGTTAGCTAATATTCCAGATGTAGGTGTTAGATGGGTTGAAGGTCAACCAGCTCAACCATATCTTTATCCAGCACTTAAAAATAATGAAAAAATAGTGGTGGAAAATATAAAAGAAGATGTTAAAAAAGAGATAGAGAGGATTTTGAGAAGATGA
- a CDS encoding phage portal protein, with product MTIYKDRELVNEDGTIPEKLLIKCLEEHNLQKIRYLELLDYYEGKHKILNRVMSNEDLPNNKLVCNHASYITDMAVGYVFGVPISYSGEGNGDELLNQIFTEIDEDSHNNELALDISILGIGNELIYMNDEDIPGIELAVLSPLNTFVVFDTTVKHKPIFAVNYTEKQDIEGTVKGLDVNVYTKYKLYRYFTANTSFNGLNLIDENEHYFDDIPIIEYKNNKTSTGDFETVLTLIDAYNTLQSDRINDKAQLADALLAVIGASLGDDETEQTNTAKLIKEMKILELDEGGDAKYLTKQLNETEVEVLKKSIKDDIHEFSKVPCLTDENFVGNSSGVAMKYKLLGFEQLAKTKERYFKKGLRQRIKLIANLEGTRAKIIDSNKIDIVMKRSLPVDDELKVRILQETEGSLSWETRIKEYNPEIDTEEEKKRLYEENQKKIEQQQKAFGSYDIKSTEKDGEVDEE from the coding sequence ATGACAATATATAAAGATAGGGAACTAGTAAATGAAGATGGAACTATACCAGAAAAATTACTTATAAAGTGTTTGGAAGAGCATAATCTACAGAAGATTAGATATTTAGAATTATTAGATTATTATGAAGGAAAACATAAAATACTTAATAGAGTAATGTCTAACGAAGATTTACCCAATAATAAGTTAGTTTGTAATCATGCATCTTATATAACAGATATGGCAGTTGGATATGTATTTGGAGTACCGATATCATATTCTGGTGAAGGTAATGGAGATGAATTATTAAATCAAATATTTACTGAAATAGATGAAGATAGCCATAATAATGAATTAGCTTTAGATATAAGTATATTAGGTATAGGTAATGAACTTATATATATGAATGATGAAGATATACCAGGTATAGAATTAGCGGTATTAAGCCCTTTAAATACTTTTGTTGTATTTGATACTACAGTAAAGCATAAGCCTATATTTGCCGTTAACTATACAGAAAAGCAAGATATAGAGGGTACAGTAAAAGGCCTTGATGTAAATGTATATACAAAATATAAACTATACAGATATTTTACAGCAAATACAAGTTTCAATGGTCTTAATCTTATTGATGAGAATGAACATTATTTTGATGATATTCCAATAATAGAATACAAGAATAATAAGACATCAACAGGAGATTTTGAAACAGTATTGACTCTTATAGATGCTTATAACACACTACAAAGTGATAGAATTAACGATAAGGCACAGTTGGCAGATGCATTACTTGCAGTTATAGGAGCGAGTTTAGGAGATGATGAAACTGAACAAACAAATACAGCTAAATTAATAAAAGAAATGAAGATACTTGAATTAGATGAAGGCGGAGATGCTAAATATCTTACTAAACAATTAAATGAAACTGAGGTAGAAGTACTTAAGAAATCTATCAAAGATGATATACATGAATTCAGTAAAGTTCCTTGCTTAACTGATGAAAACTTTGTAGGTAATTCTAGTGGGGTAGCTATGAAATATAAGCTTTTAGGATTTGAGCAATTAGCTAAAACAAAAGAAAGATACTTTAAGAAGGGTTTAAGACAAAGGATAAAGCTTATAGCCAATTTAGAAGGTACAAGAGCCAAAATTATAGATAGTAATAAAATAGATATTGTTATGAAGAGAAGCCTTCCAGTAGATGATGAACTAAAGGTAAGAATACTTCAAGAAACAGAAGGCTCATTAAGCTGGGAAACTAGAATAAAGGAATATAATCCAGAAATTGATACAGAGGAAGAGAAGAAAAGACTTTATGAAGAAAATCAAAAGAAAATAGAACAGCAACAAAAAGCTTTTGGATCTTATGACATCAAATCTACTGAAAAAGATGGTGAGGTAGATGAAGAGTAG
- a CDS encoding phage tail tube protein — MLANGITLSYKTKGEVYTKLTGLKEVPEMGNDPEKVENTTLEDTTKQYEYGIGDYGDLAYKFKYENKTVASPYRVLRKLADDKTVVDFEQAYPDGTKFKFKAQCSVKLGGGGVNSAMEFTLSLALQSGIAVTDPS; from the coding sequence ATGTTAGCAAACGGTATTACATTAAGTTATAAAACTAAAGGAGAAGTTTATACGAAATTAACAGGGTTAAAGGAAGTACCAGAGATGGGAAATGATCCAGAAAAAGTAGAGAATACAACATTAGAGGACACAACAAAGCAATATGAATATGGAATAGGGGATTATGGAGATTTAGCATATAAGTTTAAGTATGAAAATAAAACCGTAGCTAGTCCATATAGAGTATTAAGAAAATTAGCAGATGATAAAACTGTTGTGGATTTTGAACAAGCTTATCCAGATGGGACTAAATTTAAATTTAAAGCTCAATGTTCAGTAAAACTTGGAGGTGGAGGAGTTAATAGCGCTATGGAATTTACTCTATCATTAGCATTACAGAGTGGAATTGCAGTAACAGATCCATCTTAA
- a CDS encoding DUF4355 domain-containing protein has translation MKRKLIMNLQLFGLGRISRPFLNADAGDGNGSAGTGTDNSNGEGAGEQGESKTFDDVLKDKSYQSEFDKRVAKALETAKSKWETEKATELENAKTEAEKLAKMNAEQKAKYAEEKRLAELEKREKDITTRELKAQAYETLAEKNLPKELIGTLNFSDAEQCNKSIEAVEKAFQSAVEKAVNDKLRGGNTPKGGQGNNNQTTFGFNFTGVRSRETK, from the coding sequence ATGAAAAGAAAATTAATAATGAATCTACAGTTATTTGGTTTAGGTAGAATATCTAGACCTTTTTTAAATGCAGATGCTGGAGATGGGAACGGAAGTGCTGGAACTGGGACTGATAATAGTAATGGTGAAGGTGCTGGAGAACAGGGAGAGTCAAAGACCTTTGATGATGTTCTAAAAGATAAGAGTTATCAGAGTGAATTTGATAAGAGAGTTGCTAAAGCTCTTGAAACAGCAAAGAGTAAATGGGAAACAGAGAAAGCTACTGAATTAGAAAATGCAAAAACAGAAGCTGAAAAACTAGCAAAGATGAATGCTGAACAAAAGGCAAAGTATGCAGAAGAAAAAAGACTAGCAGAACTTGAAAAGAGAGAAAAAGATATAACTACTAGAGAATTAAAGGCACAGGCTTATGAAACTCTAGCAGAAAAGAATTTACCTAAGGAACTTATAGGAACTCTTAATTTTTCAGATGCAGAGCAATGCAATAAAAGTATTGAAGCAGTAGAAAAAGCTTTCCAATCTGCAGTAGAGAAAGCTGTAAATGATAAGTTAAGAGGTGGTAATACACCTAAAGGAGGACAAGGAAACAATAATCAAACAACATTTGGATTTAACTTTACAGGAGTAAGATCAAGAGAAACAAAATAA
- a CDS encoding capsid protein yields the protein MAVNYAQQYSKELANAYPYVLYSGRLWSTENDKKYKVVDAKTIKIPKLSTTGRVNGDRSKIGDFSQNFSNDWETKELKNHRIWQTLVHPQDVNQTNQVASITNITQTMNETQKFPELDAMMFSTLYKLKNEKKAIVQEKTDLDSKSALVKFDAMMDEMDEGLVPATGRVLYVDTFTKTLLDNAVAIVRTNGDKTLTRTVSRLDEVDIVGVPTALMKTAYTFNDGKTGGQESGGITAKGEAKNMAMILVHPSAILPIVSYSFAQLQSPSALSQGKYVYFEESFEDVFILEERAAAIQICIKK from the coding sequence ATGGCAGTAAATTATGCTCAGCAATATTCAAAGGAATTAGCAAATGCGTATCCTTATGTACTTTATTCAGGAAGATTATGGAGTACAGAAAATGATAAAAAATATAAGGTTGTAGATGCAAAAACTATAAAAATACCAAAGTTATCTACTACAGGTAGAGTAAATGGTGATAGAAGTAAGATAGGAGATTTTTCTCAAAATTTCTCTAATGATTGGGAAACTAAAGAGCTTAAGAATCATAGAATATGGCAAACTTTAGTTCATCCACAAGATGTAAATCAAACTAATCAAGTTGCATCTATAACTAATATTACACAAACAATGAATGAAACTCAGAAGTTTCCAGAATTAGATGCAATGATGTTTTCAACTTTATATAAGTTAAAAAATGAAAAGAAGGCTATAGTACAAGAAAAAACTGATTTAGATTCTAAATCAGCATTAGTAAAATTTGATGCAATGATGGATGAAATGGATGAGGGATTAGTGCCAGCAACAGGAAGAGTACTTTATGTTGATACATTTACTAAAACTCTATTAGATAATGCAGTAGCAATAGTTAGAACTAATGGAGATAAGACATTAACAAGAACCGTATCAAGACTTGATGAAGTTGATATTGTTGGTGTTCCTACAGCTTTAATGAAAACAGCATATACATTTAATGATGGTAAGACTGGTGGTCAAGAATCAGGGGGAATAACAGCAAAGGGTGAGGCTAAAAATATGGCTATGATATTAGTTCATCCAAGTGCAATATTACCAATAGTTAGTTATTCATTTGCACAATTACAATCACCTAGTGCATTATCTCAAGGTAAGTATGTTTATTTTGAAGAAAGTTTTGAAGATGTATTTATCTTAGAAGAAAGAGCTGCAGCAATACAAATTTGTATTAAGAAGTAG
- a CDS encoding minor capsid protein yields the protein MKSRINAYWERRANARMENYHKGSDETIYKINKAYDKAIKDINEDINKIFYKYQLNSNLNTTEARELLNSKISNKELDSIRARLYNIQDEELKQYMMAQLNANAYKARITRLEALKESIYINTKIAADVEIKQSTKLYTDNINKAYYTNLFDIQKGLGIGFNVAKMPLETIQEILKNNWSGKHYSKRIWNNTDVLAEKLEEVITAGLMSGKSSRRMALELQDLTDYGKFSCERIIRTETTYVTNMADIESYKECGIEKLIFLATLDLRTSKRCREMDGKIIDVDKAIPGENIPPLHPHCRSTTRAYFENMKRLQRRARDPETGKNYIVPEDMNYNEWYDKFVIDKYGKDKAEVFEKMIKNKTSDKKQYEEYKIVLKDMIPKSFDKFRGLKYTDVNKYQQIEDNFKAVNLYKIDFGYVSPQKILELDRQAFAEKRNNQISKYKKQGNFAVLEYNRKTRFASSKIASEEDSHFIKYKGEKEKLVLLKEHREFVTKEIGEIVDGKINEIPRYYDTEAKFFEFLNDKIKDEDIKEIFMLSEKAMCESCKDVAKQFIRKYHNIKVNVISGKSFDGWKGR from the coding sequence ATGAAGAGTAGAATCAATGCTTATTGGGAAAGAAGAGCTAACGCAAGAATGGAAAACTACCATAAGGGTAGTGATGAAACTATATACAAAATTAATAAAGCTTATGATAAAGCTATAAAAGATATTAATGAGGATATTAATAAGATATTCTATAAGTATCAATTAAATAGCAATTTAAACACAACAGAAGCAAGAGAGCTATTAAACTCTAAGATATCTAATAAAGAGTTAGATAGCATTAGAGCAAGATTATATAATATACAAGATGAAGAATTAAAACAGTATATGATGGCTCAGTTAAATGCAAATGCATATAAAGCTAGAATAACAAGGTTAGAAGCATTAAAAGAAAGCATATATATAAATACTAAGATAGCTGCAGATGTTGAAATTAAACAAAGTACTAAATTATATACAGATAACATAAACAAAGCCTATTATACTAATCTATTTGATATACAAAAAGGATTAGGAATAGGCTTTAATGTTGCAAAAATGCCATTAGAAACAATACAAGAGATACTTAAGAATAACTGGAGTGGGAAGCACTATAGTAAGCGTATATGGAATAATACAGATGTATTAGCAGAGAAATTAGAAGAAGTTATTACAGCTGGGCTCATGAGTGGAAAAAGCTCAAGAAGAATGGCTTTAGAATTACAGGACCTAACGGATTATGGTAAGTTTTCATGTGAAAGAATAATAAGGACAGAAACAACATATGTGACTAATATGGCGGATATAGAAAGCTATAAAGAGTGTGGTATAGAAAAATTAATATTTTTAGCTACATTAGACTTAAGAACATCTAAAAGATGTAGAGAAATGGATGGGAAAATAATTGATGTAGATAAAGCTATACCTGGTGAAAACATTCCACCATTACATCCTCATTGTAGGAGTACAACACGAGCTTACTTTGAAAATATGAAAAGACTGCAAAGAAGGGCCAGGGATCCTGAAACAGGTAAGAATTATATAGTACCCGAGGATATGAATTATAATGAATGGTATGATAAATTTGTAATTGATAAGTACGGTAAAGATAAAGCTGAAGTGTTTGAGAAGATGATAAAAAATAAGACTTCAGATAAAAAGCAATATGAGGAATATAAAATAGTATTAAAGGATATGATACCTAAATCATTTGATAAATTTAGAGGTTTAAAGTATACTGATGTTAATAAATATCAACAGATAGAAGATAATTTTAAAGCAGTTAATTTATATAAAATTGATTTTGGTTATGTATCACCACAGAAAATACTTGAATTAGATAGACAGGCTTTTGCAGAAAAAAGAAATAATCAAATTAGTAAATATAAGAAACAAGGGAATTTTGCAGTATTAGAGTATAATAGAAAAACTAGGTTTGCTTCAAGTAAAATTGCATCAGAAGAAGATAGTCATTTTATTAAATATAAAGGTGAAAAAGAAAAATTAGTTTTACTTAAAGAGCATAGAGAATTTGTAACTAAAGAAATAGGGGAAATTGTTGATGGCAAAATAAATGAAATACCAAGATATTATGATACCGAAGCTAAATTCTTTGAATTTTTAAATGATAAAATTAAAGATGAAGATATAAAAGAAATATTTATGTTATCTGAAAAAGCTATGTGTGAGAGTTGTAAGGACGTTGCAAAACAATTTATTAGAAAATATCACAATATAAAAGTAAATGTTATATCGGGAAAAAGCTTTGATGGTTGGAAAGGTAGGTAA
- a CDS encoding phage head-tail connector protein: MSMTQLEKIKLRLEIDKEDKSKDDLINIVLEDAKCEILDYCNRNVILAKMEALQRELAILYYNRIGSEGESSRNEGGISVNYIIDIPESIKNRLNAFRKLKAVGIANENKE; the protein is encoded by the coding sequence ATGAGTATGACACAGTTAGAGAAAATAAAATTAAGACTTGAAATAGATAAGGAAGATAAATCTAAAGATGATTTAATTAATATAGTACTAGAAGATGCCAAATGTGAAATATTAGATTATTGCAATAGAAATGTCATTCTAGCTAAGATGGAAGCCTTACAAAGAGAATTAGCTATATTATATTACAATCGTATAGGAAGTGAAGGAGAAAGCTCTAGAAATGAGGGAGGAATATCTGTAAATTATATTATAGATATTCCTGAATCAATAAAGAATAGATTGAATGCTTTTAGAAAGTTAAAGGCGGTAGGAATAGCAAATGAAAATAAAGAATAA
- a CDS encoding DUF6711 family protein encodes MISINGVKIAAPKTYEVTVQDLDGDTNRNANGGLIRDRIAVKRKLNLEWGPLTQSEISTLLSAVSSVFFTVTFPDPQLGMITKTMYVGDRTSPAYTWVDGKVKWSGLKMNFIEK; translated from the coding sequence TTGATAAGTATTAATGGGGTTAAAATAGCAGCTCCTAAGACATATGAAGTTACAGTACAGGACTTAGATGGAGATACAAACAGAAATGCTAATGGTGGTTTAATAAGAGATAGAATAGCAGTTAAAAGAAAATTAAATTTAGAGTGGGGTCCACTAACCCAAAGTGAAATATCAACATTACTTAGTGCTGTAAGTAGTGTTTTTTTTACGGTTACTTTTCCAGATCCACAATTAGGTATGATAACTAAGACAATGTACGTTGGAGATAGAACATCACCAGCATATACATGGGTAGATGGTAAAGTAAAATGGAGTGGTCTAAAAATGAATTTTATAGAAAAGTAA